aaacgaaatGTGGTGTGAATTCAAACCTCGGATGGCTTATTcataccaaataagttgaaaacgggcagaaacgaatgtattaggctgtcaaaaaattcctgcggtattttttttgaaattttatttgttcataaaattagttacaatcatctgttttaagtcaaatatgcgccgttttgttcgatgacttgttcccaacgagatgccaacttcataatacccctgttatagaagctcgcttccttattggcaaaaaactcggatagccaattttcacaggcctcttttgtggctaacttctgactacctagctcgttcgccatagacaaaaacaggtggtagtcacttggtgcaaggtccggactatacggcggatgcaaaagaatctcccatccgagctcccggagcttctggcgcgtcaccaaagaagtgtgtggcctggcgttgtcctgatggaagacaatgcggcctctgtttatcaaagatggcctcttcttcatgagtgctaccttcaagcggtccagttgttggcagtacaggtccgaattgagcgtttggccatagggaagcagctcataatagattattccttgacaatcccatcaaacacacaacagaaccttcctggccgttaatgagggcttggccaccgtctgagccgcttcagcgggcttcgaccacgaccgtttgcgcttcacgttgtcgtaagtgacccacttttcatcgccagtcaccatccgcttcagaaacgggtcgatttttttgcgattcagcagcgattcacatgcgtcgatacggtcaaagatgtttttttgcgtcaacgtgtgtggcacccatacatcgagcttctttgtgaatccaagcttcttcaaatggttaataacggtttgatgacttatccccagctcttggccgatgctacggctgctactatgccggtctttctcggctaattcagcgattttgtcgcaattttcgacgacaggccttccggagtgtggcgcatcttcgacgacctcttcaccagaacgaaaacgttgaaaccatcgttgtgcggtggaaatggaactgtatcgggtccataaactgcacaaattttaatggcagcttgagatgcatttttgcctttgtcatagtagtactgtaaaatatgtcggattttctctttattttgctccatatttgcgacactataactcacgaacgacttaaccaaacgaaactgtcaaggactatattatagcgcgcaaaaatacctttccaacaatctatagtatgactcgatacaatgaatacaactagaactacgcgcttacaacgacacctcgcggaaataccgcaggacttttttgacagcctaatattagttgctcgttattgatggtacgggtagggttagcacacaaatcggcaaaacaaatgtatgggaaaaaggaaattcttccagttttcattaatttaaaccgtttagggcTTTTTATTCCTTCGCGAGCAATCGGTtctcttcttactaacaatagaataagttgaGATGTAAATACATagtagatataagataggtttaagaattgagtgtgatgagtgtgaatgagagtgcgagtgtgaacattggcaacatatccttatatcccatctgTTCAGTCCCTGAAGAGAGAGAAACATTGGTTCGCAAGTTTCACCCCACCTCCTTTTGGTGATTCTCCTGTCACCAGGTATAGCAGTCTAGCAGCAAGGATCACATGAGTATTTTTCCAACCGCAAAGCAGTAAACAACGAAAGAGAGAAGTGAAGCAAAAGGTGAAGGTgttgaaaccttttttttcttccataATACTGAGTAGTAAAGAGTTTACATTTTAATCCTGTCGCAACGTGTGTTTTTTGCCATTTGCCCAGTTAGTTCCTTCCGGAACTGATTCCCGAAAGTGTTTCCGCTGAGAACTTCAAGTTCAAGTGTCCAGAGGCACGTTTCCCCCAGTGAAACGGTGCACCATCCGACCAGAACCTCCGCTCTCAAGGCTATCGAATCAACACCATTCTTTTTCCTGATAAAATTATGTTACCCTTCCAAACTCGAGTCAAccgtaatcggttttctaccttattaacaatagaattaaggaaaattgttcatagatatatagatatagtTAACATGtttagttaagaattcggctcctctAAAGTTATGTAACTgatcctgtaaaaataaacgaattaataaaaaaaaaccatttaggGAATAGTGAACCGCAAcgtatagaatatcaaacaaatcttagaaaatttccgattcgattggtatgcaaattatcagaattcgttcgctgtgaaaatagctattaacttttactttattttataatgtgTTTTTTAACGTGTTTTATGAttcggcacccttcctgaaagacgcagttctacataaaaaaatcctcaagaatTCGCATTTCTACGATTTATTCGCTCAACTTACCTCTGATTCCTCTTGACTGTATAATCGACCACAATCTCATCCTTCGCGTCAACGCGATCCAGtgcaatatttacatttttctccAACCAGGGCAAAATTTCCGTATCCCTCCAAACGATTTTCGAGCGGCAAACGTACATCGAGATGAGCTGCTGGAGTGCCACTGTTGCTTTGTCGTAAGTGCTTGCGGCGAAATAGCTGTGACTGCTAACGCGTGGAtcaggctgaatggaaagctcaTCCAGCAACTTTCGGAGTACAGCAGGGAACATAAGCAGGGCATACTGCAGTGCTCGATCGGCTGCATCCATGCGCTTTAGATAGAACAGTGCCAACGCGTAGGCGTACGCCATGTTCGGTAATTGGGAAAGATTGTTGGTGTTTTCCCATTCTTCGTATAATTGTACGAGCCAGTCGTATTGCTTCGCGCGGATAGCATAGTAGTCGATGATCAGGATAATCGCAAGAGGATCCGTGATGGGGTCAAAGCTTAGAATGAGTTTGGCCACTTCCAATGCTGTTCGCGAGCAAGCTCTGGATTCAAGATACTGTGAGTGCTTGAACAGTGTGATGAACAGAGCACGGTTTTCTTGTCTTCGATAGTCCAAACGACAATTACCCTGCGTTAGGCTGAACATCGTGTGGAACGAGGACTCCAAAGCGAACAACGCGTGCTCGATCAACTCGGAAGCCATTGCATGATCTTCCGACATTTTACAAAGTTCGCTCAATTGAATCAGTGAATCCACGTGATACGGTTGCTGGTTGACGATTTtgatgatgttgtccgaatccATGCTTTCAACGGCGTTCAAAAATTTTTGCTGGATCTGTCGGTACGAAGGAGTATGCTCGAATGCAAAATAGATGACATTCTTGTCAGCTGTTCCTTTCGTCCCACCAGTTGATTGTTCTGGCGCTTGAGTTAAGTTCATGTAAATGCCCGACTTTCCAACCGGTGGCCAATTGTCCTTGGGATTCACCAAGTAGGTGGACTTCATCATACGTGGTGCGCCTCGATTGTTGCGTCGTTTatttctgaaggaaaaaaaaagatatcaaCAAAGGCCATCAAACAAGCACCAGTTTCTAACTCACTGTTGATCTGCGACCACCTTACTGCCAAACATTCGCCTCATCTCGTACTGGGGATTCAAATTTTTGTGCTGAATCGAAAGTAGCGATTTAGTGACGGGACCTGCCGAATCGTGACAGGCATTGTTAGCCACAGCTGGACTATTTTCGGACTTCTCATAATCAGCGAACAGTTTATCGACTTCCTTGACGGTTTTCGCAAAATCATCCTCAACGTCTGCGTTGTCCTCGCTGCTACGGCGAGCCGCATTGGCCACATACTTGCCGGttcgcttcttcttcttctttttcttctttttggacTCGGCGAGATGTGAGTTGAGCGTTCCACCGGCAGCATCCCGTTCGGTTTCATCGTTGTCGTCCTCTTTCACCTCGCTCTCCGAAAGGGATTGCTGTTGGTTCAGCTGAAACATTTGAAGAACGTCAATAATTGTATTTGTCTATacagcgatctggcgtagtggtaacatccatgcctctcacgctaaaggtcacgagttcaattctcactcccgacaatcttccaaaaaaaatggaagtagaagtgacgaaccagccaaatgagttgaaagtcactataatacagataaaaaaaaattatccgcgaatgcgagttccttagtaattctataaaccttcccgaaatttgtcagtgagtgggtagagtcttgctcttttgttttggccatggctttcacattatctgatcactgatgtaaacgactttacagatggatagttcaacaatttctgtattgataaaacatagttttcatgctaaaatatctttCTTCGTGTTAGTACCTCATttttagccctttattgcgttatccgcgattttcgttgtacgcggtgatctagcccgactttttagcggataatcggggttctattgtatatatatag
The Toxorhynchites rutilus septentrionalis strain SRP chromosome 2, ASM2978413v1, whole genome shotgun sequence genome window above contains:
- the LOC129768691 gene encoding transcription factor 25, with protein sequence MSYRILRKLQGNDLEIKEHIDEISDGADADYDTNSIGSNNRKKININRFDLLNQQQSLSESEVKEDDNDETERDAAGGTLNSHLAESKKKKKKKKKRTGKYVANAARRSSEDNADVEDDFAKTVKEVDKLFADYEKSENSPAVANNACHDSAGPVTKSLLSIQHKNLNPQYEMRRMFGSKVVADQQNKRRNNRGAPRMMKSTYLVNPKDNWPPVGKSGIYMNLTQAPEQSTGGTKGTADKNVIYFAFEHTPSYRQIQQKFLNAVESMDSDNIIKIVNQQPYHVDSLIQLSELCKMSEDHAMASELIEHALFALESSFHTMFSLTQGNCRLDYRRQENRALFITLFKHSQYLESRACSRTALEVAKLILSFDPITDPLAIILIIDYYAIRAKQYDWLVQLYEEWENTNNLSQLPNMAYAYALALFYLKRMDAADRALQYALLMFPAVLRKLLDELSIQPDPRVSSHSYFAASTYDKATVALQQLISMYVCRSKIVWRDTEILPWLEKNVNIALDRVDAKDEIVVDYTVKRNQRYMNPPRAILRHIVLSDFKEKVPLAQFIKKETEPVLMYDPLPPLDTINIYSRPSISPTTRTMINASPFSMFFQSLLPSFSIQQQQQQQLGQLQHHNREAGEGPAGPAAAVGAADGAIAGLQAYTNSLNSIVDAMRDFLSDIRVLERPNDADVDDDGSTDENEQNDYLT